The Zingiber officinale cultivar Zhangliang chromosome 9A, Zo_v1.1, whole genome shotgun sequence genome window below encodes:
- the LOC122021361 gene encoding proteasome subunit alpha type-5-like, whose product MLHAINCRYYTDPSGTFWQCNAKAIGSGSEGADSSLQEQYNKDLSLLEAETIALSILKQVMEEKVTPNNVDIAKVAPTYHLYTPAEVKDVISRL is encoded by the exons ATGTTACATGCTATAAATTGCAGGTACTATACCGATCCATCTGGCACATTCTGGCAATGCAATGCAAAAGCAATAGGATCTGGATCCGAAGGAGCTGATAGTTCTCTTCAAGAGCAATACAACAAG GACCTGTCCCTTCTGGAAGCTGAAACTATAGCTCTTTCCATCCTGAAACAAGTCATGGAAGAAAAG GTAACCCCTAATAATGTTGACATTGCAAAGGTGGCTCCTACTTACCATCTATATACACCTGCCGAGGTTAAAGATGTCATTTCTCGCCTTTGA